The genomic segment GCGAATGGATCGTCCGGCCCTCCTGAGGCCGCCGGGGAGCCCGCCCACGCCGCCGAGGAGGCCCGCAGACGCGGTGCACGGGCCGTGGGCGGCCTCACCGGGCGCCGAGGGCGTCCTGGCGGTGACGGAGGACGCCACGTGGCGGGCGGTGCCGCCGGGCCGGCTCACGGGCAACCCGACGGGCGCCGGCGACCCGGCCGTCGCGGGACCGCTCTCCGGCCTCGTCGAGGGACTGGACCGGCCGGGCCGGCCGGCCCCGCGCGGTCGCGCTGTCCGCCGCGACCGTACCGGCGCCCGCGGCGGGCGCGTTCGACCGGGCGGCGTACGAAGAGCTGCTCGGGCGCGTCGAGGTGACGGCCGTTCCGCGCGCTACTTCTTGACCTGGCCTTCCTTCATCCACACCTGGTCGAGGTTGACGCCGCACTTGTTGCCCGGCGCGCAGGTGAGGGCAAGGGTGTTGGAACCCTTCTTCAGATCCACCCACACATAGGTGGTCGCCCACGCCTTCGACCAGTCGGCCGTACCCGTGTAGTTGTGCATGCTCATCGGGCCGGTGCGGAGCTTGCCGTTCTCACTGAGCGTGAGACCGGCGTCCTCACCGACGTTGCCGAACCTGATGAACAGCGTGTACGCACCGTCCTTCGGCACCTCGAAGGTGTACGTGGCGCTCGCGCCGACGGCGTTCAGACCGCCCACGGACGTACCGCCGGCCGCCTTCGCGCCCGGCATCGCATTCGTCTGCGCGGCGCCGCCGGACAGCGTCAGCGTGGCGGCGTCCACGACCTTGGACGCGAACTTGTCGGGGGCGCTCGCGGACTGGCTCGGCGTGACGGGAGCACTGGAGGACGGCGGGGTGGACGGCTTGTCCTTCGCGTCGTCCTTCTTGCCGCCGCCCTGCGTCATCGCGAAGCCGATGCCGATGGCGACCGCCACGACCACCGCGATTGCGCCGATCAGCAGCCCCTTGCGGTTCGGGCCCTGCGACCCGCCGCCGCTGCCGCCGCCGTGCGGCGTGTACTGCGTCTGCTGCTGCGTGTACTGGGGCGGCTGTGCCTGCTGGGGCGGCTGCTGCGCGTAGCCCTGGTCGTAGCCGGGCTGCTGCTGGGGCTGCTGCGGCGGGTAGCCGTAGCCGCCCTGCTGCGGTGGGCGGCGCTCGCCGACCCGCTGGACCTGGTTGTACGACGTGCGTGGCACGCCCGGCTGTGCCACCGTCGCGCCCTCTGGGGCCACCCCGGAACTCTCGCCCTCGCCGCCCTCGGAGCGGTAGAGGTACGCGAAGGGGTCGTCGTTCTCAGAGGCGCCGTTATTGCCGGCCGTCATCCGCTGTTCACTCCCTAATGGCACATGCCCATCGCAGCGCGGTGCACCCATGGCTCATGATCGATTAGTCCGCGGCGCGGTCACAAGGCCTGCGCTCTCGCTTCCGCGGCGTCGCGGGCGGACATGTTTGACCCACGGAACCCTACCCGGGTCAGGGGACTGCCCGCTCTGGCCTTCGACGCATCACCAGGTACTTCCGGTTCCCCTGTGACACGACGCACGTCCTACGGTGGTCCCGTGATCGACGAGGACGGCTCCGCATGGCCCGGCTGGCGGGACGCCACAGAACGCGCTCTCTACGGGCCGGGGGGCTTCTTCGTGCGGGAACGGCCCGCCGCCCACTTCCGCACCTCCGTGCACGCCTCCCCGCTCTTCGCACGGGCCGTCGCCGCCCTGCTGCTGCGGGTGGACGAGGCGCTGGGCCGGCCGGACGCGCTGGCGCTGGTCGACGTCGGCGCCGGGTCCGCCGAGCTGCTGACCGGGGTCCTGGCCGCCCTGCCGGACGAGGTGGCGGCCCGGGTCGCGCCGTACGCCGTTGAACGGTCCGCGCGCCCCGCCGGGCTCGACGACCGCATCCACTGGGCCGCCACCCCGCCGCGGGGCGTGCGGGGACTGCTGTTCGCCAACGAATGGCTCGACGACATCCCGGTCGACATCGCCGAGACCGACGAGGCGGGCGAGCCCCGCTACGTCCTCGTCCGCCCCGCGGACGGCCGGGAGCGCCCCGGCGGGCCGCTGAGCGCCCAGGACGCGGCCTGGCTGCGGCGCTGGTGGCCGATCGCCGGGACGCCCGGCGCCCGCGCCGAGATCGGGCTCCCCCGCGACGCCGCCTGGGCGGCGGCCGCCGGATCGCTGGACGCCGGGCTCGCC from the Streptomyces sp. RKAG293 genome contains:
- a CDS encoding SAM-dependent methyltransferase — encoded protein: MDEDGSAWPGWRDATERALYGPGGFFVRERPAAHFRTSVHASPLFARAVAALLLRVDEALGRPDALALVDVGAGSAELLTGVLAALPDEVAARVAPYAVERSARPAGLDDRIHWAATPPRGVRGLLFANEWLDDIPVDIAETDEAGEPRYVLVRPADGRERPGGPLSAQDAAWLRRWWPIAGTPGARAEIGLPRDAAWAAAAGSLDAGLAVAVDYAHERAARPPYGTLTGFRDGREVPPVPDGSCDLTSHVALDAVGGGAPLVTQRAALRALGVSGARPPLALASTDPRGYLRGLAAAGEAAELIDPGGLGAFRWLATPVGDACHGLLPTGPETGPATGSGTRPAGD
- a CDS encoding carbohydrate-binding protein — protein: MTAGNNGASENDDPFAYLYRSEGGEGESSGVAPEGATVAQPGVPRTSYNQVQRVGERRPPQQGGYGYPPQQPQQQPGYDQGYAQQPPQQAQPPQYTQQQTQYTPHGGGSGGGSQGPNRKGLLIGAIAVVVAVAIGIGFAMTQGGGKKDDAKDKPSTPPSSSAPVTPSQSASAPDKFASKVVDAATLTLSGGAAQTNAMPGAKAAGGTSVGGLNAVGASATYTFEVPKDGAYTLFIRFGNVGEDAGLTLSENGKLRTGPMSMHNYTGTADWSKAWATTYVWVDLKKGSNTLALTCAPGNKCGVNLDQVWMKEGQVKK